CGGAATTGATCCAGGCAGATATCAGTCAGGAGAAATGGACTCTAATTTAAGTATTACTAAACATGGCAATGCAGTCGCACGTAAGTTGCTTTATCGAGCTATTGGACAAATTGATAATGCAGCTAAGACAAATCCGTGTCATATAGCAGATTATTATGAAAGCAAAAAGCTATCCTCTCAAACCAAAGGGTTCAAAAAGATAGCTATTGCTTCAATTCATAAACTAATCAGAACCATTTATGCCCTGATTATCAATGATCAACCATATGATTACAACGTAGCCACACATAACCAAAAAGACTTTAGTCGTAATTAATTGATCAAGTACATTATAACGCTAAGCCCATAAATTAAATATAGAGGTGGGCTTATTTAGTATGCTTTCTAAAAAAATAAATCGCCACTAAAAGATACTCATGACAAAATTTAGGTAAAAAATAAAGCCAAACACCTTATTGCGCTTGACTTTACGTAGAAAAAGTCCTGCTTTCATAGATAGTACAATTTTATATATTTGTACTGTCTACTAAAGTAGGACTATATCATTCAGGATGATCTTTTTGAATTTCCTGTTTTTGAAGGGCAGCCCAAGTCCATGGAAGAGTTTTTTAGTCGCCTAGAAACTATAGGCAAGGCTTGGCATAAAGCCTATGATACCATTGATTCCGATACAGATAGAGTCATTAAGAGAACTAAAATGGATGCTCGTACTACGTTAGACCTACTAGAACATCTATCACCTGTACAGCTCTCTTGAAGAGAAAAAGAATATCAGCACGTAACCAGTATGGTTCTTAGACTATGATCAAAAAATTTATTGTACTGATGACGCCATCATTGGTCAGATGCTTCAAACCATTAATCATGACATTACCCGACGCAGCAGTCGTAGCTTATTACACTGGAAAATTCTTAAACAAAATTGTTTCAGAGATTTTTATTTTTTAATGGGTGTTATTTTTTATTTAGTTCTAAGTGATTTTATCTATCAAAGGTAATAGCTCTATGTTATATTATAAGTGTTATAATAATGTAAAAATTATTAGGCACTGAAATATAGTGCCTTATGATAGGAGGAGAAAGATCATGTTAGAAAGAGTCCCAAAATATACACTAAGAAAACTGTCAGTCGGCTTGGCCTCAGTGATGATTGGATCAGGGATACTGATGAGCTCTCCAAAGGTACTTGCAGCTACTAACGCAGGTGAAAGTACTGGTACTGCTGTTCAATCTTCTAGTCAAGATAAAGATAATAGTAAGCCAAGTACTCAAGGTCAAAACACTGATCCTGAAGCAGCTGTTCAAAAGGGCAGTGACAACTCATTTGCTGAACCAGCAACCACAACTAATGCTGAAGAAAAAGTAGTAGCAACAAATACCCAAGATACTACGCAAGACCAAGGCAAGCAGACAAATGCGAATGAAACTACGCAAAATACTACCAATGTCGGCAAAAAAGATACTGAAGTAACGCCGGCTAACGGCGCAACAACACTAAAGAAGCTTGGACGGGTACGGGCTGCACTACCAGTAAGGAAGGCTGAAACACCAGATCCTGAAACACCAGATCCAACGGTTCCAGATAACTCAGCTAATACTGCTATTATCAATGACAAGGATAGTTTGGAAAAAACTTGGCTTGAAACATCTACTGAGCGGGCCCAGGTCTACATTACCGTTAAGGGGACTGACCAAAAGAATTACGTCAGTTCTTATGCAGACTTTAAGAAGCGCCTTTATTCAGAAATCTATACTAATCGGATGGATCCTAATAGCCTGGAATTACATATTAAATACGCGTGGTGCT
This is a stretch of genomic DNA from Lactobacillus crispatus. It encodes these proteins:
- a CDS encoding YSIRK-type signal peptide-containing protein (The YSIRK form of extended signal peptide directs nascent proteins to the cross-wall site, while signal peptides lacking YSIRK direct proteins instead to the cell pole. A large fraction of YSIRK proteins are surface proteins anchored by sortase-mediated processing of a C-terminal LPXTG motif.) → MLERVPKYTLRKLSVGLASVMIGSGILMSSPKVLAATNAGESTGTAVQSSSQDKDNSKPSTQGQNTDPEAAVQKGSDNSFAEPATTTNAEEKVVATNTQDTTQDQGKQTNANETTQNTTNVGKKDTEVTPANGATTLKKLGRVRAALPVRKAETPDPETPDPTVPDNSANTAIINDKDSLEKTWLETSTERAQVYITVKGTDQKNYVSSYADFKKRLYSEIYTNRMDPNSLELHIKYAWC